In Mercurialis annua linkage group LG5, ddMerAnnu1.2, whole genome shotgun sequence, a single genomic region encodes these proteins:
- the LOC126681023 gene encoding T-complex protein 1 subunit delta, whose amino-acid sequence MAAPAVSLPRSSKTESYVDNKRKEDIRHANIVAARAVADAVRTSLGPKGMDKMISTSSGEVIITNDGATILNKMEVLQPAAKMLVELSKSQDSAAGDGTTTVVVIAGALLKQCLSLLSSGIHPTVISDSLHKASIKAVDVLTAMAVPVELSDRDSLIKSASTSLNSKVVSQYSTLLAPMAVDAVLSVVDPAKPDLVDLRDIKIVKKLGGTVDDTEMVKGLVFDKKVSHAAGGPTRVENAKIAVIQFQISPPKTDIEQSIVVSDYTQMDRILKEERNYILGMIKKIKATGCNVLLIQKSILRDAVTDLSLHYLAKAKILVVKDVERDEIEFITKTMDCLPIANIEHFKEEKLGHADLVEELSLGDGKIVKITGIKKMGRTTTVLVRGSNQLVLDEAERSLHDALCVVRCLVNKRFLIAGGGAPEIELSRQLGAWAKVLHGMEGYCVRSFAEALEVIPYTLAENAGLNPIAIVTELRNRHAQGEINAGINVRKGQITNILEENVVQPLLVSTSAITLATECVRMILKIDDIVTVR is encoded by the coding sequence ATGGCGGCACCGGCAGTCTCTCTCCCCAGATCCTCCAAGACGGAATCCTACGTCGACAACAAGCGGAAAGAAGACATCCGTCACGCCAACATTGTAGCCGCTAGAGCGGTGGCCGACGCAGTCCGCACCAGCCTCGGTCCCAAAGGAATGGACAAGATGATCTCTACTTCGAGCGGCGAAGTTATTATTACAAACGACGGCGCCACCATTCTCAATAAAATGGAGGTCCTTCAACCCGCTGCGAAGATGCTTGTTGAGCTCTCCAAATCTCAGGATTCCGCCGCAGGTGACGGTACTACTACGGTTGTTGTCATCGCCGGAGCCCTTTTGAAACAGTGTTTGTCACTTCTATCAAGTGGCATCCACCCCACGGTAATCTCTGATTCTCTTCATAAAGCTTCTATTAAAGCTGTTGATGTTTTGACTGCTATGGCTGTTCCTGTTGAGTTGTCGGATCGCGATTCGTTGATTAAGTCTGCTAGTACTTCGTTGAATAGTAAGGTGGTGAGTCAGTATTCTACGCTGCTTGCTCCGATGGCGGTTGATGCTGTTCTTTCTGTAGTTGATCCTGCTAAGCCTGATTTGGTTGACCTTAGGGATATTAAGATTGTGAAGAAGCTAGGTGGAACTGTGGATGACACTGAGATGGTTAAAGGTCTGGTTTTTGATAAGAAAGTTAGTCATGCTGCAGGTGGGCCTACTCGAGTTGAGAACGCTAAGATTGCTGTGATTCAGTTTCAGATTTCACCTCCTAAGACTGATATAGAGCAGAGCATTGTTGTTTCTGATTATACCCAGATGGATAGGATTTTGAAGGAAGAGAGGAATTATATTTTGGGTATGATTAAGAAGATTAAGGCGACTGGCTGCAATGTGTTGTTGATTCAAAAGAGTATTCTGAGAGATGCTGTCACTGATTTGTCCCTTCATTATTTGGCTAAAGCTAAGATTTTGGTTGTTAAGGATGTTGAGAGAGACGAGATTGAGTTCATTACTAAGACTATGGATTGCTTGCCTATTGCTAATATTGAGCATTTCAAAGAAGAAAAGTTGGGACATGCTGATCTTGTTGAAGAGCTTTCACTTGGAGATGGCAAGATTGTTAAGATCACCGGCATTAAGAAAATGGGAAGAACCACTACGGTGCTCGTGCGTGGGTCAAATCAGTTAGTTCTTGATGAGGCAGAGAGAAGCTTGCATGACGCGTTGTGTGTGGTTAGGTGCTTGGTCAACAAGCGATTTTTAATCGCTGGAGGTGGGGCTCCAGAGATTGAGCTTTCAAGACAGCTTGGGGCATGGGCAAAGGTGCTACATGGGATGGAAGGGTACTGTGTTAGGTCTTTTGCTGAGGCACTGGAAGTGATTCCGTATACTTTGGCTGAGAATGCAGGGTTGAATCCAATTGCTATTGTCACTGAGCTGAGGAACAGGCATGCGCAGGGGGAGATCAATGCTGGCATCAATGTCAGGAAGGGACAAATTACCAACATCTTGGAGGAGAATGTG